The genome window ACCATTTGTTTTTCTAAGGGGAGCAGGGCATATGatcatacaaataaaataaaaaggatgcTTGGCCCGTTGTATGATAAGAGGTCCATGCTGCTGAAGTTATGTTATGGAATAAATTAATAAGATCCTATTGCTAGTAAGACTTAATATCTCTCATGCAAAACTAAATGGATAAATATTACAAAGGAAATTGGTAATCGGTAATGGAAAAACCAATTTCCACATaaaattgatttcaaaatttaaaatgaaaaagttaaTGAATGCCTTAACAGCATTTATTTGTAGACCATTTTTAGAtactttttatggaaaaaaaagaaaaaaataacttacttttatgacaactttttatattttctatagaAGTGGTATTacaattttcctaaaatgacTCATTAACAAATGTTCTATGGGCACCCGAGACTCTAATTAAAATGAGAAAAGGAGCATCACTTTCCAAATTAGGAAGCTTGTATTGTGGTTGCTATTATGTACATGCAAGGGGAATCAATCTTTTGATATCAGCTCCTAGAAACTGAAACTTCATCTCTAAATTCTCATAACCTCTGTAAATATGAGCAGCACCACTGATCTCTGTAGTTCCTTCTGCTGCTAATCCTGCTAATACCAGTGCCATCCCACCTCTTAAATCAGTTGCAACTAGTTGAGAACCACGCAAGGGActgcaaaaggaaaaaaagaaaagaatcacCATCTAACATATCTCAAGATGAGGCAAGCATTACACAATCATTGTTTTAAGACAATATACCTCCCTTTATCTTTCCCAAAAACTAGAGCAGTGCTCCCACAAAGCTGAATTCTTGCTCCAAGCTTACGCAGTTCTTTTACTACTCCAAAAGAGATAATAAACACGAGACATTAGTTCATGAAAGATATTGAAGTATTTATAATATTAGCTTTTGAAACATGCAAAAGAATGAACATTTGGGGCAAGGatgcataaaacataataaGCATTGTTCTGCCTAGACTCCCTTTTCATTAGGCatctttaattaaataaaataaaataacaaaaacaaaaaaaggtttGACACAAAATGTAACAATGTAGCCACTGTTGGTTCCACATTTCGTAGATGAAGTACTAAGCAGCACCACAGCATCTGCACGACAAGCATCAAAACACACACATGCGCACGCACACATTTTTAGATCATAATGCTCCTCCAATCTTATaggaaaaacatttttggaAGCATGTTCCagttatttttttggttagtagGTTAGACATGCACCTAGTGGGTTTTGAACCAACAGCCTTACCCTCCACCAGTTCTTTTGGAAGGAAAACTCATTTGAGCTAAAGCTCTTTGGCAGAAATAAATTCCAGTTTTCAATTGGAAAATTCATTTCTAGGCAGGAAAACTGAACTTGAGTTTGAATGCCCTTTTAAAACATTTGCtcgcaaaaagaaaaatgaaaaatctgcTGGTGAAAAAGTATTCAATGCCACACCATGACAACTAATTTACCACATACCATGACCCATACGTTTGTCAAATACACATTCCTCCACAATGCTAGAACCGATGCATGTGGTGAGTAGAGACATTGTTTGAGGTTGAAGATCCGTAGGAAACCCAGGAAATGGGCCTGTCTTAATATCAAAACCTCGCAGATCTTTAACATCTGTAGAGGCTGCTGAAATCTACAATGCCGATGAATTAGAATAGCTCaagcaataaacaaaatgagaataaaaacaaaaacaaaattacaaaaaatttatatacctCAAAAGTGTCATGGTTGCACTGTCTGATTTTGCAACCAGAAGTTAATAGTTTGTCTATCAAACATGTTAGATGGGAAGGGATGACACGTGACACTGAGATGCAAGAGCGAGTAATTGCTGCAGCAAGCATAAAGGTGCCTGCTTCAATGCGATCAGGTGAAATAGTACATTCAACACCATGCAATTGACACTTTCCCTTGATAATAAGCTGGTCACTTCCTGCTCCCTCTATACAGGCTCCACACTCTGTTAGAAAACAAGCAAGATCAACCACCTCTGGTTCCTGTGGATAAATTTTGGGCCAAGAACTCAgttcaatatttcaatttaTTCCATTAGACAACAccttaatttcattaataagttCCACCATCTTCACAACCAAAATCTAGAAAAATCAGTGAGATTCCTAATGTCATACTTGGGCAACATTTGAGAGTACAGTGACTCCATCAGCCATACATGCTGCCATCATAAGAGTTTCAGTTGCCCCAACACTGGGGTAATCAAGTTGGAATCTCCCCCCTACCAATCCTCTGCCATTCTCTGTACAAGCTTGAACTTTCCCATTCCTGTAATATTGCACAAATAATACTTAGTGGATTCTTTGCATGTTAGTAGATTCCAATGcaagtcttcttcttctctctttttttctttttttagtttcaaatgtCTTTTCATTTTTGGCCTGAACCCAGttcagttttaattttattaggaACATGATCAGCAGTTTGGGAAGGTTTACAGAAGAAGGCATATCTGATTTTCATAACGTAAATCTGGTTCAGAATTCGAAACCATAAAATTGGCATGGCCCCCAACTGAGACCTTCTTAGCTAAAGGGATTGTTGGAGTCTTTATTTCTTCTGGGTCCTTATGTTGATTACACAGTTCGCTGCATGATTAATGCTTAGTCTTTGGAACCAAGGGAAATTATATACTTATCGTCTAAGTAGTTGATAAGGTTCTCCAAAAAATCTATTATATAAGGAATAGTAGCAGCCATCATATGAAGTAGATAAAAATTCTCTAGATAATATTAGCAGTCATTTTCTTGAATGTATGacgagttcaaatcctagtagtTTTCCAAAGATTTACTGCATAAATTACCGCATAAGTCACTCACAATACCAGAAGACGAGTGACACACCTAAGCCCCAAATCTTAAATACCAAAACCACCATGTGAATAGGAGTAGAAAAACTTCCATTCGAAGTAAGTGATACTTCAACCATCGCCTAAGCCTACGTAAAGAAAGTAACAATACAACTACTCAAAAGTGTTGATTACTATGATGggacaataaaaaataaaaatagacatGAAGTAGGCAACTCAAAGTGACAATGCGGGGCTAGCCTATGCACTTTGATTTGTGAAGCATTTAACACCCTAGGAATCTTATCTCTATCCACTCTTATGATCTCATCACTTAATTCCAACCCACTCTTAACTTTTTTGGATGAACCCAACTGTAAGATCAAGTAAGATGTAGAAGAGAACTGACCTTACAACCTACAATACCAGTTAACTTGAGCATTTGTGGTTAAATTTTGCAGTTACACCAGTTTGCATTTTCCAAACTCCattatacataaaaactaaTAGTGTCCAAATTGACCAATTTGCAGTATGATCACTATGACATAACGAAAAATGTTCATAATGACTTAATGATTGAGCTCATCCATAGAAAATTTACATCATTGACcatgttataacttataagggTGAGATAATCAGATAATTCAAGTTTGGAATCCATCACTCTAATCCTCTCAAGTCATTGTTTTGAATTCCCTAAAATTACACTGACAGACAATGTAAGAAAAGGAATGTTGGGAACCATGAGGCCCACGACAATTCCACATGACAAGGCCATCTTAAGACACTAACCCACTTAAAAGTGATGTTATTTACAGCCATATGGCTATATTATAAATGCGTCCACTGTCTTATCACTTATGTGAAGGTATCCAATGGACATTACTGCAATTTTGACAATCGAAGCCTCTTTGGAAAGAAAGTTCATCAAAACTAAATCTTAATTTCTCACACCTGCTAATCTGCTATACACATTTccctttctcaaaataataattttccaacAAATTGATTTTAATCCAAGAAAAGAATCCTAGAACTTTAATGAAGGATAGATATTAATATACCCAATCCATCagatgcaaaaataaataaataaataaaaaaggtttcAGCACCATAAAAGGAATATTTTGTGCAATAGCTAATTAACCACACAGCATGCCAAAATCGCATAACGATAATAAAACTCAATTCCACTTGTTAAAACAATGCATGCCATTGAGTTGAAAGTAACATTTTTAACAGGTAAACTGTATTTacaagtgagagagagagagagagagagagagagagagagagcgtgcGCAAGATAGTgttaaaataatgattaaatgaTTCTAAGCATTTCTACGCCCCCAATTTCTAGTGCGATGAGCAAAGTAATGTGGTGGGTTGctgcacaaaacaaaaaatgtagACCACTCGGCGGTCGCACAAGTCAGCAAATTGTGTTCTTTCTAGAATGAATCGAGTGATTGATATCAACAAGACCGAAACAAGAAAAGAGCAAAAAGAAGTACTGTAGCATAGCCAGAGTAGAGAAAAGCAAGAAATGGAAAATGAGGAGTTTAGAAAGAAAGCTACCCCTACCTGACATAAACAATAGCACCAAGAGCACGAAGGCCTCGAATGAACAAGTCGACAGGGCGAGCCCCGATGTCGCAGCCGCCGGGCAATGCGACAGTGGCCTCGCCGAAACGAGCCAGCAAAGGCCCGATAACAAAGAACCCACCTCGAATCTTGCGAATGGCATCGGAACAAGGCTCGACGGAGTGGACCCCATCAGTGTTAACCAAGTATTGGCCATCACTTTGAGACAGAGAGACATGGATTTGGGCTCCCAAGGAGGTCAAAATGGAAGCCATATCTCGAGTATCTGATACATTGGGGACATTGTTAAGCTTACAAGTGCCCGAGCAGCAAAGGGTGGCAGCCAGAATGGCCAATGCTGAGTTCTTGGAACCACTGATGGGGACATGGCCACACAGCCTAGAAGGCCCAGTGATAGTGAGTTTTAGGtctgggttttgggtttgagagTTTGACAAAAAGTGGGTATAAGTATAATGGGGGTTTTGAAGAAGGGTTTTTGTATTTGTTGAAGTTGAAGGGTTGAAGTTGAAGGATGATAATGGTGTGGCCATTAAGCTGTGACTTGTGAGCTGTGTCTGTGACAGGTTTATAACACTTTGTTATTTGTGTCACTATTTAAGGCGGGCAGGGCATCCACTTCCAGGCCAGTGCTACATCAAATCTTCAATGCACTATACCGGATTCAATCAGAtcccacattattttttttatttttttattttaatagatcCCACGTGAATCAGAATCATGATAATGATGTTCATATCCTATCCAGTGACCATACTGTCTTCGCGATAAGATcagacacaaacacaacaatttcCTTTTTAGGTACTGGACTCTGGATTTATTATATCCTTTGCTTAACTCATGTCagaattcaaaattcaaaagatcAAATCAAACAGCTGCCGGTGGGAGACAAgaataccttttttttctttgacttctGTGTTTTCTAAAGAAAAGCCAATTAGTCTCATTAATCAcacctaaaattttaaaatatttttttatcatatatgaattttttttttttttgaaaaaaaaaaacttatatttcaTTAACACAAGAAAAAGGAGTACAACAGAGGCTAAAAGCATACAAATTCATCCTAGGCCTGGTTGAATCAGATGAACTAAGAAGGGCAGGGTAACACCCTTCCAGAGGTTGTTGGCATGATTACATTTTGGCAAATTGGGCAAGCTCATGGGTAGCCATGTTGTAGTCCCTTTTCACGTGATGAAAAGAACAGCAAGAGAAGGAAGACTTTGCAAGTTGAATACCTTGGATCAGGTGACCCATTGCACCACCATTGAGGTCTTGGGAAACTGCCTGAATGACCGAGATAGCATCAAATTCGAATATGACATTGGGAAGAGTCATCTCCTGGGCCAAGAGAACACCTTGCTCCATTGCAAAGAGCTTCGTCCAATCAGTAGGGTAATGCAGGGGTAGAGCCTTACAAAGGGCTGCAACCACCCTTCCCGCCCATTGTGAATGATCACCCCAACACCAGAAGTCCCACAGCCATCTATGGATGAAGCGCCATCCACATTTACTTTGAAATAACTCGACGAGGGAGCTACCCAGCCCCTCTGAATAGTCTGCTTTGGGGGAAAGTCCACCGAGATGGCTTCCTAGAAATCCTCAACAATGTTTTTAGCCAGATTTGCAAGGGTGGCAGACCATTCTCATCATGGACAAGCTTGTTTCTATTATACCAGATAGACCAGGAGATagcaaagaaaaattcaagatgTTTGGCAACGGAGTATGAGCTGATTTGGTGTACTAGGCCAATGAAGTCTTTTGCATTCAGCAGTACCTTAATAGGGCGGTCCTGCCAAAGGGGCCACGCTGAGAGAGCATAGTCACAAGAGATTAAGGCATGGATTAGATTTTCAGTCTCCTCTCCGCAAATTAGGCAGACACAAGAAATTTGCATACCCTTTGCAACCATATTTGTAAGCACAGGGAGGCCATTTACGCCAGCTCGCCAAGAGAAGATCTTGATTTTTGCAGGGAGCTTTAACGACCACATTTTTTTCCAAAGCTGAGCATTTGGGTCTCCAGTAGAGCATTCCCCCTCATCCTTTGTGTCAAGGAGTTTGGTTCAACAAAGTAGGCACTTTTTAACTGTGAATTCACCCCTCTTATTCCCTATCCAAATGAGTTTATCTTCAGGCAATTTTTAGGGCTTAAGGGGATTTTTAAAATCGTGTCTACCTCAACGGGCAAGAAGAGAGTTCTGATAGCCTCGATTTTCCACCATCTTGACACCAAATCAATGAGAGAGGATACCATTGGAAAGTCCTCAAGGGCTGAGGGAGGGGTAATGACCTTGTATGTTTGGGAGCCATTTGTGGTCCCAAATGTGGATTAGTCATCCATTTCTCACTCTCCATCTTGTTCCACTTCGAATGACTTCAAGGTTGTTGAAAATACTCTGCCAAATAAAGGAGGGACTGTTGCCTAAGTTTGCATGGAGAATATCATTGAAGGGGAAATATTTTGTCTTGAGGATACGAGCAGCCAAGGAGCTTGGGTTTGTGAGGATTCTCCAGGCTTGTTTTAAGAGTAAGGCAAGATTAAAGGCTTGCAAGTTCCTGAAACCCATACCATCTAGAGATTTTGGCTTGCACATTGTTTTCCAACTAACCCAGGCCATTTTGGATTCTTGTTTTttctgcccccaccaaaatcttcTTATCATTTTTTCAAGGTCTTCACAAAGACTCTTTGGAAGTTGGAAGCAGTTCATCGTGTAAGTGGGGATGGCCTGGGCCACTGCTTTGATAAGAACTTCCTTTTCCCCCAAAGAGAGCAATTTACCCTTCCAGCCAAATAGCTTCTTGCAAACCTTTTCCTTAATCTCCGCAAAGACAAGCTTTTTTTATCTGCCGATGATGGAAGGGAGGCCAAGGTACTTTGAGTGTCTTGAGTCTTGCATTGGCCCGAGAATGTTTAGGATCTTATCTTTAAGGTCTTGGGAAGTATTTGGGTTGAAGAAGATAGATGATTTGTCAGTGTTAATCTTCTGCTCCGAGGCAGACTCATAGATTCCAACAATTTCCTTAAGCTTGTTACACTCATCACCATTGGCCTTACAAAAGAGGAGGCTGTCGTCCACAAAGAAGAGGTGAATGATTTTTGGTGCACCCCCACAAATGGATATGCCATTTAGCTGCTTGGTCCTTGCTGCATCATGAATAAGGGCTAAAAAGCCTTCCGCACACAAAAGGAATAAATACGGGGATAATGGATCACCTTGTCTAAGCCCCCTAGTAGGTACAATGTTTCCATGAGTCGTGTCGTTAGTAATAACTAAGTATGACACAGAGGATATGCATTTCATCACTAAATTGATCCAACCTTCATTGAAGCCCATCTTCCTCATGACCTTTTCAATAAAAATCCATTCGGCTCTGTCGAAAGCTTTACTCATGTTGAGTTTTGTTGCCATGAAGCTATCATTCCTACCTCTTTTCTGCTTTAAAAAAGTGCATAATCTCATACGCCACCAAGACATTGTCAGTGATGAGCCTATCAACCGTGAAAGCACTTTGATTTTCTGTAATAATATGTGGAAGGATAGCTTTAAGACGGTTAGCTAGAGTTTTTAAGATAAGCTTATAAACCACATTGTAGAGGCTAATTGGCCTGACATCAGTCATTCTTTGAGGATTATTAGTTTTTGGCATAAGAGCAATATTGGTTCTATTAATTTCAGATAGAGACATGCCAGAATTAAGAACATTTAGAACCACGTTTGAGACATTAGTACCTACAATACTCCAATACTTTTGAAAGAATAGTGCTAACATACCGTCAGGACCAGGCGATTTTGTGGGGTGCAATTGCTTGAGGGCAAAGACCACTTCTTCTCTAGTAAAGGCTCTAGAAAGCTTTGAATTCATTTCATTAGTCACCTTGGCTGGGATGGGATCAATTACATTCTCTATTTGACTTGGGAAGGAGGTGGAGTATATTTCCTCAAAATAGGAAATTGCAGCCTTGGCAATACTATCTTGATCCCCACACCAATTTCCATCTTTATCCTAGATTCCCAAGATTGTATTTTGTTTCCTTCTTTCAGAGGCCCTTGCATAAAAAAACTTGGTATTCCTATCTCCCTCTCTAAGCTAGTGAGCTTTTGAGCGTTGCCCTGAATAAATTTCTTCGCTGTCCAGGAGATCATTGATTTCCTTTCTTGCTTGGTTTACTTCTTCACCCAAAGACTCGTCTCTATCAAGCTGAATCAAAGTACTgagcttcttccttttttcctagATTTCCTTTAGGAATTGCCCAAATGTTGCTGAGCTCCAAGCCTTAAGATCAGAGACACAAGCTTTAATAATCTCCTTGCATTCCTCTCTTTTTGTCCACATAGCCTCAAAGTGGAAGCATCAAGCATGGGGTTGCTTAGGAGCTTTGGGGTCGGATATGAATAGAGCATAATGGTCTGAGGTGGAGTCAACTAGGTGGTTGACTCTGACCTCACTGAATTTGTCAACCCAATCATTTGTAGCAAGCACTCTGTTAAGTCGCAAGTATACCCTTCCATCTCCTGCTTGCATGTTACAAAAGGTAAAGTCCGACCCAACATAGCCCAAGACCTTAAAGCCGCAATGATTAACCACGTTCCTAAAGTTATTTATCTGGCCTTGGGGTCTCAATGGTCCACCTAATTTTTCCTCCGTGGATAAAATCTCATTGAATTCACCGAAACAAATCCATGGGAGTTGAAATTGGTCTTTCAGGAAAGTAAGCAAGTCCCACGAATCTGCCTTATATGTGTTTGGGGGTGGCCATAGAAGCCTGTAATTCTCCATTTAAAGCTTGAACTCGTCTCTGTGACTATTGCATCGATGTGATGATTATCAAAGCTTTTGATCTCCAAATCAGTATCTCTCGTCCAAAGGAGCGCCAGACCACTGCTACGACCATAGCTCAAGACGATAAGCCCATTTGCAAACCCAATTATGTCTCTAATTCTTTCcatatgttttgtttttaccTTAGTTTTCGAAAGAAAGACTATTTTGGGAGCTCATTGTCGCACAAGGTCGTGCAATGCTCAAACTAACtgagggttcccaagcccctaACAGTTCCATCCTAAAGAATTCATGGCTCCCGGCAACACTGCTGATATATCCTCTTCATTGTAGCTTCTAACTGAACCttcacatttcttttttttttttttggctgcgCTTTCTTCACCCTCTGAGAAGATTAGAGAACCTTGGCATTTTAATCCTATAATCGGGCTTTGGGCTTCAACATCCTTACCTTGGGCTAGCCCTTGCACCCTAGCAAGTTTCTTTATTCAACCTTTACCATTTTGGATCTTCATAATCCCTTGGCCTGTCTTTTGTTTGTACTGACTTCATATGCTTAGCCAATTTCTTGGGCTTTTGTGGGCTTGTAACCTCAGGAGAATTTTCAATCTCTTTTGCACTTTGGCCCATTTTGGATAATGCATCACTTACAATTTCCCGCGCACTAGGTTCTGGTCTCAGCATCCTTAAGTGTCCTGCTCACGTAGTAAATGGGTTGCTCGTTCCCATCGCCATCTTCCTATGCCAGCAAGGCTCCTATTGCCTAGGaatttgatgctaagtatagcaGCAGGGGTCGCCCTCGTACTAGTGCTTGGAGAGTGGGAAGATGATTCATGATCTGTTGGATCTTTTGGAAGGCTTCCTGCTACTCGACTTCCCAAGTGAATTCAGCcccctttttcaatagtttggataAACCGCTTGTTACTGAAGTCAATCCTGGCATAAACCTCCTGATGTAGGAGACTCTCcccaggaagcttttgagcTCCTTTACTGTTGTAGGCCTTTTCATTGTTGCAATGGCCGTGGCTTTTGCTAAATCCACACTTATGCCTCTGTGATGTACTAGGAACCCAAGAAATTTTCCAGCAGATACCCCAAAGGCacacttcatggggttcatgcGCAGTTTGTACTTCTAGCACCTTTCAAAAACTTGCTCAAGTATCTGAAGATGTCCCGTTCTAGTTTTTGATTTCACCACAATATCATCTGCATAGTCTTCCATCTCcttatgcatcatatcatggaaGATGGCTATCATGGTACGCTGGTACGTGGCCCCTACATTTTTTAGGCTAAAGGGCATCACAGTGTAATAAAAATTCTCAATTGGAGTCCTGAATGCCGTCTTCTTAGCATCTTTGGCAGCCATGCGaatttggttgtacccactaTACCCATCCATGAATGAAAACGTAGAGCTTCCTGCAACCGAGTCCACAAGAAGGTCGATGTTAAGTAAAGGGAATTCATCttttgggcatgccttgttcaggttgcGAAAGTCCACACCGCAAAGGATTTggccattctttttcttcacggGTACTATGTTGGAAAGTCACTTGGGGTGCTGAATGGGCTTGATAAAACCAACTGCTAGTAGTTTCTTGACTTCTTGAGTTATCTGACCTTTACATCAGTGTGAAAGACCCTAGCTGGTTGGACTACTGGCTTGATTCCCGGGTCCACGTTGAGAGAATGGACCACCAGTCCTGGGTCCAGACCAGGCATTTTatcataggtccatgcgaacacatccaTGTATTTCTGGAGTAAGGTCACTAATTGCTCCTTTTCTTGTGCTGCGAGCTGACTTCTAATGAAAACAGGATTCTGGAATCCCAGCTTAGCTcccaagtttatttcttttagttCCTCTTTAGGCTGAATTtgggcctccttaactggttccCCTGGAAtctcttcttgggccatcatacAATCTAGTGGTCCAAGACCCTCCTGCATGATGCATTCAGGCCCCGCGTGCCTTTATAAATGATAAATCAGCCTTCCTTTGGGTTCTCGCACTACAATGCActctcgggatcctgaagagctgggtTCCCATTTTTGCCTTTTCCTTTCCAAGAGATTTCTTAGGTCACGGGTAccccctccctcttctttttCTAGGATAGGTGCTCCTGGGGTCCCGGACATGGGAGTCTCATCATTTGgttccaactcatcataaaacattatTTCCACAAAATTCACCTCTCCATGGCTAAAAGGGCTATAGTTGGCAGGGATTCTCACGAACCTCCTATTTAACCTTCCTTTAACACATTGATGGTACATGGATGGAATAAGGTAGTGCTTATGGAGCCATGGGCGTCCCAACAGTATATGGTAGGAAACTTCTGAATTGATCACATGAAATCTTGTCAGGGCCACTATTTGTGCTACTCTTAGGGCCAGCTGCACATATCCTTCAGTCGATTTTGCTGATCttccaaatcctgttatctccatgggagcCTCCAGGATCCTTCTGCCAATTAGGCCTATGGCTTCTAAGGTACTCAGGGCTATGAGGTTGAGCGATGCCCTTGTGTCTACTAATGCTCTTCTAATTTGAACATCATTTATGGTGGCTATAAAGGGTCTACGGTAGTTTGGATGCTCAATCTCCATGTTCTCATctgtgaaggttattgcattagTTGTCTCCAACTAAGCTCGACTAATGTGGGATTTTGCTGTGAAACATTCCACTACTAAATCTGCTACTATACTCATAAGggactctgtggccacccttTTTGCTTCTAGTCCAAATCCCAGCTAGTTGAATAGCGAcctgaacttgggattcttctggagAGTTCTAACTGTGCTCGAATGGAAGGATCCTTTAGATTCTTCTGCTTCTACTGGGTTCCCATGGATCACTACGGCCACCACCCCCTTCCTTTTATGGTTGGGTTAGGGATTCCTTTGCACTTCTGGCTCCTTTTGAATGAGCTCCAAGGTTCCTTCTCTTAGCTTTTTATGAAAGATTCTACGGAGGGTCCAACAGTCCTTagtggagtgcttgacataattatgaaTCCTACAAAACAAGggcttcttcctttcttcctcaGTAGGTGGTCTGGACACGGTTAAAGGCCTAACAATCCCATCCCCAATCCATTTGTTTAGGACATGGTTCAATTCCTCTACAGTACATGGGATTATTGGTGGTTCTTCAAACACTTTCCCGTCGggcctcttccttttttctcccACCGATGCTGTCATGGCCTAGGGTACTGGCACCCTCTGTGTTCTCATAGTCTCTATTATCCTTCTAGTTCTTTGTAATAGGTTAGCAAACTGAGTGATGCATAGATTTTCGAGGTTGAGCCTTGTGAGGGTACTTTTTTCTTAGCACACAAGCCCATGTAGAAACAAGGATCTTGGGCTCTTTACCTATtgttttggtggactgggcttggttcaccgcagctaaatggggCTGATTAaaaaccaagttgtgcgcaaatCATATAAAGCTCCTCAAGACGAAAATATGATTCCTCCTAagtaataaaataccattataagtattttagtgtcataaaatgaccctgtactcttacaaaataagtaaaataagtattcataatattcacaatgagaaagaaattgaaatagaatatttaaggcttatcttttattgtataaacatttaaaagagttccttcacttggtaccccaggcgtactgtcgtgggatctcgggcgtactgtcgtgggatcccggggagtattaggcctgtaagaacccagaatgcTGATTCTCTAAACTATAtgatctttctccatgcttatTTTGCAATAGAGTTTTGTTCTTTCcctttacctctataggtcctgCATAAAAAAACACCCTATACAATACACATATcctcaaataattgttagtttct of Quercus lobata isolate SW786 chromosome 8, ValleyOak3.0 Primary Assembly, whole genome shotgun sequence contains these proteins:
- the LOC115954559 gene encoding uncharacterized protein LOC115954559, translating into MATPLSSFNFNPSTSTNTKTLLQNPHYTYTHFLSNSQTQNPDLKLTITGPSRLCGHVPISGSKNSALAILAATLCCSGTCKLNNVPNVSDTRDMASILTSLGAQIHVSLSQSDGQYLVNTDGVHSVEPCSDAIRKIRGGFFVIGPLLARFGEATVALPGGCDIGARPVDLFIRGLRALGAIVYVRNGKVQACTENGRGLVGGRFQLDYPSVGATETLMMAACMADGVTVLSNVAQEPEVVDLACFLTECGACIEGAGSDQLIIKGKCQLHGVECTISPDRIEAGTFMLAAAITRSCISVSRVIPSHLTCLIDKLLTSGCKIRQCNHDTFEISAASTDVKDLRGFDIKTGPFPGFPTDLQPQTMSLLTTCIGSSIVEECVFDKRMGHVKELRKLGARIQLCGSTALVFGKDKGSPLRGSQLVATDLRGGMALVLAGLAAEGTTEISGAAHIYRGYENLEMKFQFLGADIKRLIPLACT